The genomic window GCTTGGCAGGATCGCCTTCGCGTGCTGGCCACGGCAGATCTTCGTCGTAGACGAGGTTGGTACTGGCCATGATGATTCTTGCCTTGTGGGCATGAGCCTGGACCGCCGCGATGAGGTTCTTGGTGCCGTCGACGTTGGCTCGCCGAATCTGCTCCGGGTCTGGGTTCCGTAGAACGGCGGCGAGGTGGATCACGGCGGAGATCCCAGCCACGGCCTCCGGCAGTGTGGACGGATCCAGGAGGTCGCCAGCGACCGTCGAGACGCCTTCGGGGAGGGGCCTACCGGGTCGCACGAGAGCGCGGCAGTCGTACCCCTCGTCAACGAGGCGGGGAATGAGGCGGCTGCCGACCAGTCCGGTAGCGCCAGTGATGAGGATGGTCATGATGGTGTCCCTTTCGAAAGGAGTTCCTGGAGCTTGCCGGTGGCGGTGCGGAGCACGTGGGCGGTGGTTTCCAGGTCAGACGCTGCGATGCCGTCGAACGCGGTGTCCAGGATCAGGGCTATCGGGTCGGGCAACTCCCGCCACAACGCCGCGCCGGCCGGAGTAAGCCTCAGCATCTTCTGTCGCTGATCGGTGCTGCTCGGCACCTGCACGACCAGCCCTTTACGGACCAAGGCAGAGACCACGCCGGTGAGAGTTGCGCGTTGGACCTGGAGCGGGCCGGCCAGGTCACGCTGCGAGGTCTCGCCCACCATTGCCAGGTGGTACAGCACGTACCATTGCGTTGGGCCGAGATCGTGGGGGCGCAGAATGGATTCCATCACCGTTCGCGACGCAAGGTGATACTTCTTCGCCCATGCCCCGGCTGACTCGTGTTGAGGGTCCGTTATTCCGTTAGCCACCATACAATTATAGTTAGGTAGCTAACAGATGTCAACCTGGTGATCCATTGGTGAAGTGCACAGCGTTCAACTTCACATCGATCTGCAACTTTCGGGTCGGGCTGGAAACGCTTGACTAATCTGGCCCCACCACGCTTGACCAATCTGGCCCCACCCTCAACACCACGGTTCGTAGGCTTGAAGCATGAGAATTGTTTCAAGAAGTCAGAAAAGGATGTTGAGAGTGGAGCTCTATCAGAGTATCGCAGAATGCCGTTAGTAAAGAGGGTCTGTCGATTCGGGCGACGGCCAAGGAGTTCAAAGTCCATCGACGAGAGGTGCGCCGGGCACTTGCCAGCGCTATCCCACCAGAACGCAAGTCGACTATCAAGATGCGTCCAAAGCTTGGACCCTACGAGTCGACGATACGTGCGTGGTTAACAGAGGACCTAAAGGTCCCAAAGAAGCAGCGACACACCGCAACGAGGATCTGGCAGCGGCTCGTCGATGAGTGCGGTGCCGATGTCTCGGTGTCTGCGGTGCGGGTGATGGTGCGCGAACTTAGAAGCTGAGATCATCGAGCCAGCAGCCACCGCGATGATACCCCAGGTACACGTACCCGGCAGAACCGCCGAGGTGGACTTCGGTGACGTCTGGGTGATTGTAAGTGGCGAGAAGCTCAGAGCCAAGATGTTCGCTATGCGCCTCTCGGCGTCGGCGAAGGCCTTCCATCAGATCTACATGGGAGAGTCCCAGGAGTGTTTCCTAGACGGCCACGAGAAGGCATTTGAGGCCTTTGGCGGGATACCAACAGAGATCCGCTATGACAATCTCACCTCCGCGGTTACCAAGGTGCTCATCGGGAGAGACCGTATGGAGAACGAGCGCTTCACCGCCTTTCGTTCCCACTATGGCTTTGGCGCCTCCTATTGCACCCCAGGCATCAAGGGTGCCCATGAGAAGGGAGGCATTGAGGGTGAGGTTAAGCGGGCCAGGCGCCGCTACATGGTTCCCATGCCAAAGGGCGCAACCTTGGCTGAGATCAACGACAAGCTCCACCAGCGCGTAGACGCCGATGATGCCAGCAGACATGTCGCCTATCGCAAAGAGACGGTTGAGGCGGCGTTCCTAGAGGAGCGTAAGGCTCTAAAACCACTCATGGCAGAGTCCTTTGGCTCAGCAAAGATCCTCTTTGCCAAGGTCGATGCCAAGTC from Ferrimicrobium acidiphilum DSM 19497 includes these protein-coding regions:
- the istA gene encoding IS21 family transposase, which codes for MIPQVHVPGRTAEVDFGDVWVIVSGEKLRAKMFAMRLSASAKAFHQIYMGESQECFLDGHEKAFEAFGGIPTEIRYDNLTSAVTKVLIGRDRMENERFTAFRSHYGFGASYCTPGIKGAHEKGGIEGEVKRARRRYMVPMPKGATLAEINDKLHQRVDADDASRHVAYRKETVEAAFLEERKALKPLMAESFGSAKILFAKVDAKSRVCVRQAFYSVPVSLIGRSVQIALSANEVSISYRDKQVATHGRLTHRGDSILVLDHYLEAFTRKPGAFPRSVPLDQAKKSGAFSRDHEEFLAGATRLYGESKGISEMVGVLLLARRLSKAAIAAGLSRALVMHTFKADFVEIAARSSLESTPMPLDDVPEVVAPTVDLARY
- a CDS encoding MarR family winged helix-turn-helix transcriptional regulator; amino-acid sequence: MVANGITDPQHESAGAWAKKYHLASRTVMESILRPHDLGPTQWYVLYHLAMVGETSQRDLAGPLQVQRATLTGVVSALVRKGLVVQVPSSTDQRQKMLRLTPAGAALWRELPDPIALILDTAFDGIAASDLETTAHVLRTATGKLQELLSKGTPS